Below is a window of Mucilaginibacter sp. PAMC 26640 DNA.
TCCGGGGTTTCGGTTACCGATGGAACGATCTTTATTATCTCCCGTGCGATATCCGGCGCACCGGCTGACTGGTATTTCACCTGATAATATTCATCCGGAAAGCCGTAGTAGTCGTAGATCTGGGTTTGCTGAGGCGAAATGTTGACAAATGTGCCCTGCGTACACCAATGGGCCGATACGATCAGAGCAGCCTTAATTTCGTACTTGTGCTGCAGATCTTTTCCCAATTCAAACAAACTGTTCCAGAAGGGTTTCTCGTCTTTAGACAAGGGGATATCCATCGGGCTGCCGTGCGATGTGAATAATACCGGCATCCGCACACTTTGCACGGCAAGCATATCCGTGAAATTTTTGAAATTGTTTAACGTTCCCATCAGTCTATCACTATGCTGTTTACAGTTTTCTCCATGGCCTGCTCTTTTACGCCCGGCACTTTTTACCCTTCGGCACGGAAAACCGTTAAGTCGGTCATGCCTAAAAAGCCGAGGAAAGCTTTCAGGTAAGGGGCGACAAAATCATTGGCTTTGCCCGGGCCCTCTGAATACACCCCGCCCGAAGATATAGCAACATACACCTTTTTGCCGGTAACTTTGCCGACAGGGCCTTTTTCACCGTAGCCGAAAGTGATTCCCGCCCGGGTAATATGATCAATCCAGGCTTTGAGCGCACTATGGATGGTAAAGTTGATCAGCGGCGCACCGATCACAATGATATCCGCAGCAAATAATTGTTTAACTAAAGTATCGGAAAGTTGAATAGCTGCCTGGTCCGGGTCAGATGAAAACATGGCATGAAGTACCTCCGGTTTCAGATACCGCGCCAGCGACAGCAGATCCCAATCTTATCGTAAATGATCCTCTTCTCCGAGTTGCCGTCCGAGGAGATCCCCAAAAGAAAAAGTAGCATGCATCTGTAAGATAAAAGGGCTGGGGTTAATGACCGTTGCTATTATCCTGGCAGAAACCAATGGCTTTGCTCTTTTTGAAAACAGCCGTCAACTGGTAAGTTACGCCGGTTATGATGTTCAAGAAAACGAGTCTGGTACACACAAGGGCAGAACGCGAATCACTAAAAAGGGAAATAGCAGGATAAGAAGGTTGCTACATATGCCCGCATTTAACATGATACGTTATGAGCAGACCTCCTTTTTAAACTTGTTTAACAGGACCTTTCAAAAGCATGGTCGGAAAATGAAAAGCTACGTTGCTATTGAAAAGAAATTATTAACAATCATATTCGCACTATGGAAAAACAACAGCGTTTATTAGCCCAATTATGGGGTAGAATTTACTGGAGAAATGGAGCTGGTGCCTTCCTCTCTGCACACGCTAAAAGAAAGTAGCGCATACCAAAAGGCTGCGCTACCACAAGATAGACCTACTGTCGAAAATTCGCAGTTTGCCTTCTCTCTACAAGAATAAAATTAGTTAAAATAATTTGGTTTTAATGATTGTACTTTTGACCACGCTTATTTATTAACTGAAGAAAATGACTTTGAAAATTCGACTTCACATATCGGTGACCTAAAGCCTACGGAATTGCATGGTTGAGCCCTCCGGAATCTCCAGCCACGTAACCAAATCCATCAAACTCCTTTAAAAGCTAAACAGTGATCAGTTCCGGGTCGCGGTCATCAGGTCCGCCCTGCACTAACCAATGGCCGATAGCAAACAGGTTAAAAGATTGGCTTTACAGCCATTGGATCGCGGCCACAACGGCGGTCGGCATATCACGGTAATGGGTTTTATATCCGAGACCTTCTGTGCCTGATCGTTGTGATCTTAAACTGGCTGGAGTTTTCTCCTATACTATTAATATTACCGGACCGGTGCAACTGTTGTTCGGCCGATCCATAAAGGCTGGATTTCAGGCTGGACGATCCGCAATTTATTACCAAAATAGTTTCTTCTGTAAGGACTGTCATCAAAACAAACCTACGCCGGTAAGGCGCTTTTTTAAATGACAGCCAACTTTATAGAAAGTGACTCTCGTCATTAATTGGTTTAGGATGTAACAAAAACACTTTCAATTGCTTAATAGTGATGAGCATCATTAATTTCCATGCGACTCGTCAGCTATTGCCCTTTTGATAAGCTGGTATTCGTGTTGGCGATTATATAGTCAGGTCCTCACCAAATATGGAAAACACCGCGCTATTAATTGCCATTATTCAAAATGCAATAGATGGGATCATTACCATCGATGACAGGGGAAAGATCGAGCTGATCAATCCCGCAGCCTGCGCATTGTTTGATTACGAGCCGGACGAAGTAATTGGCGAAAATATTAAAATATTAATGCCCGACCCCGATAAGAATCAGCATGATAATTTCCTCTATCGCTACCAGGCCACCGGAAAAGTTAATGTAATAGGCGTTGGCCGTGAGGTACTGGGACTTAGAAAAGATGGTACGATCTTTCCCTTTCGTTTAGGGTTGAGCGAAGTGCAGTTTTTCGGTCGCCGGATCTTTACCGGGTTTATACATAATCTTAGTAAAGAAAAAGAAGCGGAGCGCAAGCTAAAAGATTACGCCGCGCACCTGGAAGAATTAGTGGAAGAGCGGACGATGGCCTTAAAGGATACTGTAAAGGCTTTGCAGGTCGCACAAGATGACCTGAAGGTACTGCTCCACAAAGAAAAGGAACTGGGATTATTAAAAAGCCGGTTTGTTTCCATGGCTTCGCATGAATTCCGCACCCCGCTTACCTCGGTCAAGCTATCCGCATCCCTCATCGAAAAATATGCCGAACCACTTAAAAGTGAAAACATCACCAAGCATGTCGGCAAGATTAAAAACGCAGTTGGTAACCTGACCATCATTTTAAACGATTTCCTTTCCCTTGAAAAACTGGAGGCCGGTAAGGAAGAAGTTAATTACCTGAATTTTGACCTCGTCAAATTCTCGGAAGAGCTCACTGAGGAAATGCAGGTTATAGCGAAAAAGAACCAGTATATCATCTACCTGCATTCCGGCATCCACAGTATGGTACGGCTGGATCAGAACCTGCTCAAGAATTGTATCAATAACCTGATCACCAACGCTATTAAATACTCCGGAGAAAATACCTTTATCGATTTCAACACCGAGATCAATGAGACCCATTGCATCATTACGGTAAAAGATAATGGCATCGGCATCCCGGAAGCCGATCAGAAACATTTGTTTGAAGCATTTTTCCGGGCGCATAATACCGGCACAATACCCGGCACCGGCCTGGGCCTAAACATTGTGACCCGGTATGCGGGCCTGATGAACGGCTCGGTAAATTTCAAATCCGAAGTAAACAAGGGAACGTTATTTACCATTTCATTTCCAAATCATGAGTAAGACCATATTAATTATTGAAGACAATGATGACATTCGCGAGAATGTGGTCGAAATATTGGAACTGGCCGGGTTCAACGTTCACGAAGCACCCGACGGAAAAACCGGGGTTGACTTAGCCGTTCAGGACCACCCTGACCTGATTCTTTGTGACATTATGATGCCGGAACTGGACGGTTACGGTGTGTTATATATGCTCAACAAAAATCCGGAAACGAAGCATATTCCTTTTATCTTTCTAACGGCACGGGCGGAAAGGCTTGACCTGCGAAAAGGTATGGAAATGGGTGCAGATGACTACCTGACCAAACCTTTTGATGATCTGGAATTATTGAACGCTATCGATGTTCGTTTGAAAAAGCAGGCGGCACAGGAAAAGTTTTATAGCAAGTCACTTGACCGGCTGCATACCTTGTTCAGTAAAAATGATGGACTTTCTGAGCTCAAAAAGATTATTCAGGAACGCCGGACAAGAGCGTTTAAAAAGAACCAGGTCATCTATTACGAGGGAGATAAAGGAAACGGGCTGTACCTGCTGCTAAGCGGTAAGGTTAAATGCATCAAACTCGCTAAGGACGGTCGCGAACTGATGACCGGGCTTTACGGCCCGGATGAATATTTGGGCATCAATGCCATCTTTTTGAACAAAGAACATTCTGATACAGCTACTGCAATGGCGGATTCCTTGTGTTGTCTGATTCCAAAGGACCTCCTGGAACAGCTGTTAGATCAGTACCCTGATGTGGCCCAAGAATTTATTAAGCTTTTAGCACAGGATATCAAGGAAAAGGAACAACAGCTGTTACAAATGGCTTATCATTCGGTGCGAAAAAAAATGGCCGAAGCGATGGTGCGCCTGCAGGTAAAACACCCTGAATTGGAGCATGGCTTTAAGATTTCCCGGGAAGACCTGGCCGCCCTGACCGGTATGGCAACCGAGTCGGTAAGCCGGACATTGACCGAATTTAAGGCCGAAGGCCTGATCGGTAAAAAAGGAAGTGTGATCACGATTTTAAAATTAGACGCGCTGGCTAAAATGAAAAACTGACCAGTGTCATACTAATATGCAATGCAGCGCATGCTTTATCTGCTTCCCGAAGCCTAATTTTGTATAATAAATACATTATTATGAAAGCAGTAGCTTATGGCGTTCTGGCTTATGAGAAAGAATACATCGCCAAAGCCAATAAAAAGAAGCATGATATCACTCTCATTGCTAACCCGCTGGGTATGGAAACCCTCCATTACGCGGAAGGGAAGGAAGCCATTATCCTGCCGGAAGACTTTAGAGCCTCCAAAGAAGTGACTAACGAATTATTCGGGATGGGAATTAAATATATCATTATCCGGCATGCCTGCGATAATATGGCAGAGTTACAGGAAATCTCCGAACAAACGATCAAAGACCTCGATACGGCCAATGAGGATAACCGGCTTTGCCGGCTTCCTGAAAGATAAAAACATTTAATAACAAAACCGACATGAAAACAATTGCCAATGTACAGCAGGTGAGCGCTGAAAAATTATTTAACCAGTGAAAAAAAAGCATTTCCGGATTACATTAATTCAAAATTAGATTCCAGCCTGGCGATTGAGTTCGCGCACGTCTATAATGTGATCAATCTATTGTTCCCGGAAGTGATCGAAGGCGTGGCTTTAACGGTAACCGTTACAGATGAGGAGATCACCGTTTCAAATAACGCCGTAGACCATTTTTACAATACTGCGCTCCTGGAAGAACAACTGGTTAACTTTATTACCGAAAAGTGCAGCTGAAGCGGAGCGGTCGTTTTAATCAGTAATGCAGCTTTTCCAGGAGTTGTGCCGAAACCGTAGCCGAATTATCTCCATAACCCGTTGCTAAAATTCCTTTTATACCCGCAGACGAAACGATCGCATATACGGTCGCTTCATCCGCCGGGTCTGAATTCCCTTCATAGCGATAAATGTCCCTGATCTCGAAATCTGCCGCGGCTTGGCTGGCAGAGTCAGACCTGATCCCTTTTTTAGCTAAATTAAAGTCCGTGGTATACCCTTGCTGCCGCAATATATCGATCGCTTCAGTTACCCTTGCATAATGAACAGACCTTTTTCGCGGTCCCCTTTTTTGGATGTTTTCCATTTTGTTGTAATCGGGTAGCTGACTATTTCCTGTATTTTGTAGTTGATCTGCGGGCGATCATTTCCGAAACCTGGTAAAACGCATTTGTTAAACGCTGATCGAGCCCGTAAACGTCTTGGTAGCGGACCAATCCCCATTCACCTATCGCGCAGGTCAGATAGGTTACCCGGACAGGAATGGGCTTTTTAAGTGTGTAAACCCTTGTTTGCTTTGCGCTTACTTTCCTGCCAAGCTCACCGGCAGTGAGGTTCACTCTGTTGTTCTTTAAGATCAGCGCTGATAAACGTGGTGCTTCGGGTATTTGCACGGTACCGTTGCTTAGTGGTCTTGAAGGTTGTTTGCTGGTGACTGTTCTTGCGGAAACGCCTGCCATGGCTAATGAATTGTTGGAAAGTTTAAAAGTGATACCAGATTGGTCTTTGATGATAGCCGTGATATTGCTTTGCACCAAAGCAGTAGCTGTTTCGGGTTTACCAACCATTGCCTTGAACTGATAAGTGGTATCCTTTTGATGGAATTTTAAAGTATAGCTGGGTATATCGACACTGATATAGACCGTGTCAGTACGGTTGATCCAGCGCAGGCGTTCCATATTGATCGCCATGATCTGGATTTCTTCAGGTGGCGTTTCATAGCAATCGAGCGCTTGCTGGCCGGTTACCAAGCGCATATGGCGCTGCAAACTCAGGTAGGCTTTAGAGACTGGCTGCGTGTTTTCTATAGCTGTCATAAAATCTTTTTGTTTCAGGCTGGCGGACAGCACGTCGGCAGCCCTGCAGTCACCCGCATTGCCTTTATCCAGAACATCAGCCGTATAAACCGGGTTGAGTTTCCCGAAATGCATATTGTTGATCATCGTGATCATCGCATCGGTCAGTAAGATATCGTAAATAGCTTTTTGCTGTTGACCGACCTTTTCATGTTTGGCCATCATGGCATTTAACCGCTCGTATAAAAGTTCCCGCGGATGATAGTCGGTAGGGCTTAAGCCATAATGCAGGGCGCAATCTAATAGCAGCATCGCATCCCAGGCATGGGTCTTCACGGTATCCGGGGCGATCCAGGCCAACCGGTAACCGGTTTGCTTGTAAAATCGCTTTACCGTTTGCGGGTAGTTCAAAAATGGATAACCGGCCAGTTGCGTTTTCAGGCTTGCTGCAACGAATGTATCCCTTTGGGTAATGGCCGCTTTTGCGTTGACGGTTATGGATAGTATCAGGAAAATAACACTGATGATCACGCTTACCTGCGCAAATATCTTGCAGCAGGGGATCAGTTGAATGGGCTTTTGCATAATTGATTTGTTTGTATGCAAATATCCCATATACCCTTCTTCTAAAGCGTGATAGCTGTCAGCCTGAATAATGATCCTCGACACCCGATCAGGCCGAGATCACCAGTAAGGGGATTGCGATACGACTAGCCATACGTTCAGTGTGACTGCCGTTAAACAGTGAATCAAAGAAACCATGCTGATGGTGCAGCATCGCCAGCATATCAACCTGGCCGTGTTCACAAAGCCATTTTAAACCCTTATCGGTATTGTCACTGGTCACGATCCGGTAATAGATTTTCGCATAATCGGCTTTGTTGGAAAGCTTCGTCAGAAAATGGTCCATCCATTTTTCGAATCCGAATGTGGGCTTCTTGTCGTGCTCGATATGCGTGATCAGAATTTCTGCATTTAGTGATTTGGCCAGCGGAATGAGTTTGTAGAGTTGCTCCAGGTCCTGTTCGGCGCTTTCCAGATCGATCGCGAAAGCGATCTTTTTTACCGGATTAAATTTTGCAGCAGGCGGTATCAGCAACAATGACTTTAAAGAATTATCGATCATTTTATTGCAATGGTTACCCATTAAAAAGGTGCTCAGGCTATCATTGCCGTGGGTCCCCATTACGACCAGGTTGATATGCTGTGTTTTCATGATCCGGTCTACCACGTCGGTAACGACTCCGGCCTCCTCAACAAAAGTAATTTCCGGACGAAACTGATCTGAATGGTCATGCTGCTGCATGCCCGCTTTTAATTTTTTTAATTCTTCTTCGCTATCGCTGAGCAACAGGTCTGTTTCTTCCATAGGCCAAACGACCAGACCCGCCTGCGGGGTTTCCGCCGGGACGATAACCGCGTTGCAAAGGACAATGTCATACTTTAATTGCTGGGCGAGCTGATACCCATACTTGGCAGCGTTCGTTGCGGTGGCTGAAAAATCGGTCGGAATGAGGATCTTTTTCATAGCTTAAAGCTGGCCAAATTAAAGCGTTCTGCTAATGACCAGGATCAGTATATTTAGTGCGCCATATCATTTTTAAGCTGGAGGATATACAGCATCTTTGTAATCACTCCTGATCAAAAGACCCATCATGAAATTCTTAAAATTCAATTTTAGCCACCCCTTTACAGGCAGGGCTAACCTGATCCAGTTGAATACAATTGCGCCCCAAAACCAAACGATCCTGATCGATAATGAAGGCTTACTAGAGATTCCAATCAGTGCCTGCCAGACCGGCAAATGGCGGCTGGTTTTAGATTGGATATACGAAGAAAACACTTTTTGCTACCACGAAAATTTCGAAGTTTTTGACCACTTGGGCTATAGCTCATTAATTAATTGTTAAACTATTGATAAAAAACACATTCAGGTTAATAGTCGTACATTTGGTATGCTCCTATTCCCCTTGTCAGGATCAATATTGCTTTTTTAAACATTAATTAATCGTTTAACATGCAGAATATCATCCCTGATTACATCATTGCCATCGGCGCTTCTGCGGGAGGAATGGACGAGATTAATTCGTTTTTTGACCATACCCCGTTGGACGGAGTAGCCTATGTCATTATCCAGCACTTATCCTCTGATTATAAAGCGTGAAAGAACTTCCAATTCCATCGAATGAAAGCGAGCGCTTA
It encodes the following:
- a CDS encoding FMN-dependent NADH-azoreductase gives rise to the protein MFSSDPDQAAIQLSDTLVKQLFAADIIVIGAPLINFTIHSALKAWIDHITRAGITFGYGEKGPVGKVTGKKVYVAISSGGVYSEGPGKANDFVAPYLKAFLGFLGMTDLTVFRAEG
- a CDS encoding PAS domain-containing sensor histidine kinase; protein product: MENTALLIAIIQNAIDGIITIDDRGKIELINPAACALFDYEPDEVIGENIKILMPDPDKNQHDNFLYRYQATGKVNVIGVGREVLGLRKDGTIFPFRLGLSEVQFFGRRIFTGFIHNLSKEKEAERKLKDYAAHLEELVEERTMALKDTVKALQVAQDDLKVLLHKEKELGLLKSRFVSMASHEFRTPLTSVKLSASLIEKYAEPLKSENITKHVGKIKNAVGNLTIILNDFLSLEKLEAGKEEVNYLNFDLVKFSEELTEEMQVIAKKNQYIIYLHSGIHSMVRLDQNLLKNCINNLITNAIKYSGENTFIDFNTEINETHCIITVKDNGIGIPEADQKHLFEAFFRAHNTGTIPGTGLGLNIVTRYAGLMNGSVNFKSEVNKGTLFTISFPNHE
- a CDS encoding transcriptional regulator yields the protein MSKTILIIEDNDDIRENVVEILELAGFNVHEAPDGKTGVDLAVQDHPDLILCDIMMPELDGYGVLYMLNKNPETKHIPFIFLTARAERLDLRKGMEMGADDYLTKPFDDLELLNAIDVRLKKQAAQEKFYSKSLDRLHTLFSKNDGLSELKKIIQERRTRAFKKNQVIYYEGDKGNGLYLLLSGKVKCIKLAKDGRELMTGLYGPDEYLGINAIFLNKEHSDTATAMADSLCCLIPKDLLEQLLDQYPDVAQEFIKLLAQDIKEKEQQLLQMAYHSVRKKMAEAMVRLQVKHPELEHGFKISREDLAALTGMATESVSRTLTEFKAEGLIGKKGSVITILKLDALAKMKN